One Streptomyces sp. ML-6 genomic region harbors:
- a CDS encoding GuaB1 family IMP dehydrogenase-related protein, which yields MRFLEPGTGRYTDSPSVPYDLTYDDVFMVPGRSAVGSRQGVDLSSPDGTGTTIPLVVANMTAIAGRRMAETVARRGGLVVIPQDIPIEVVTDVISWVKTRHLVLDTPIVLTPGQTVADALSLLHKRAHGAGVVVDGEHRPVGVVTEHDLNGVDRFTQLSEVMSKDLVLLEADIDPRDAFNRLDGANRKLAPAVDADGRLAGILTRKAALRATLYTPAIDAGGRLRIAAAVGINGDVEGKAGQLLAAGVDTLVVDTAHGHQESMIGAVRAVRALGPKVPVVAGNVVAAEGVRDLVEAGADIVKVGVGPGAMCTTRMMTGVGRPQFSAVLECAAEARRHGKHVWADGGVRHPRDVAMALAAGASNVMIGSWFAGTYESPGDLQQSADGRLYKESFGMASARAVKNRTSEESAYDRARKALFEEGISTSRMFLDPARPGVEDLIDSIIAGVRSSCTYAGAASLAEFAEKAVVGVQSAAGYAEGKPLHASWN from the coding sequence ATGCGTTTTCTTGAGCCCGGCACCGGTCGCTACACGGATTCTCCCTCGGTCCCCTACGACCTCACGTACGACGATGTCTTCATGGTTCCGGGCCGTTCCGCGGTCGGTTCCCGCCAGGGTGTCGACCTCTCCTCGCCCGACGGCACCGGCACCACCATTCCGCTCGTCGTCGCGAACATGACGGCCATCGCGGGCCGCCGGATGGCCGAAACCGTCGCCCGCCGGGGTGGCCTCGTCGTCATCCCGCAGGACATCCCGATCGAGGTCGTCACCGACGTCATCTCCTGGGTGAAAACGCGCCACCTGGTGCTCGACACACCGATCGTACTGACCCCGGGCCAGACGGTCGCCGACGCCCTGTCCCTGCTCCACAAGCGCGCGCACGGCGCGGGCGTCGTCGTCGACGGGGAGCACCGGCCCGTCGGCGTCGTCACGGAGCACGACCTGAACGGCGTCGACCGCTTCACCCAGCTCTCCGAGGTCATGTCCAAGGACCTGGTGCTGCTCGAGGCGGACATCGATCCGCGCGACGCGTTCAACCGGCTCGACGGCGCCAACCGCAAGCTCGCCCCCGCGGTCGACGCGGACGGCCGGCTCGCCGGCATCCTCACCCGCAAGGCCGCCCTGCGCGCCACCCTGTACACCCCCGCCATCGACGCCGGGGGCCGGCTGCGGATCGCCGCCGCCGTCGGCATCAACGGCGACGTCGAGGGCAAGGCCGGGCAGCTCCTCGCCGCCGGGGTCGACACGCTCGTCGTGGACACCGCCCACGGCCACCAGGAGTCCATGATCGGCGCGGTCCGTGCGGTGCGCGCGCTCGGCCCGAAGGTGCCGGTCGTCGCGGGCAACGTCGTCGCCGCCGAGGGCGTGCGCGACCTCGTCGAGGCCGGCGCGGACATCGTCAAGGTCGGTGTCGGCCCCGGCGCCATGTGCACCACCCGGATGATGACCGGAGTGGGCCGCCCGCAGTTCTCCGCCGTGCTGGAGTGCGCCGCCGAGGCCCGCAGGCACGGCAAGCACGTCTGGGCGGACGGCGGGGTGCGCCACCCGCGCGATGTCGCGATGGCGCTCGCCGCCGGTGCCTCCAACGTGATGATCGGCTCCTGGTTCGCCGGTACGTACGAGTCGCCCGGCGACCTCCAGCAGTCCGCCGACGGCCGCCTCTACAAGGAGTCCTTCGGGATGGCGTCCGCGCGCGCCGTGAAGAACCGCACCTCGGAGGAGTCCGCGTACGACCGGGCCCGCAAGGCGCTCTTCGAGGAGGGCATCTCCACCTCGCGGATGTTCCTAGACCCGGCCAGGCCCGGCGTCGAGGACCTGATCGACTCGATCATCGCGGGCGTCCGCTCCTCCTGCACCTACGCCGGAGCGGCCTCCCTGGCGGAGTTCGCCGAGAAGGCGGTGGTCGGAGTGCAGAGCGCCGCCGGATACGCCGAGGGCAAGCCGCTGCACGCCAGCTGGAACTGA
- a CDS encoding terpene cyclase codes for MESELPDIYCPFPQRTNPHVGHTRIHLAEWIRNTGLVHRDSARERFEQADFGAFVGMVYPTADSKNLDLVADWFVWLFLVDDQLDDGHLGRSPERVRDVVDVMRSVVESPGPVVLPDEELPAAVIALADLWERTTPGTAAHWRTRFAWHVTTYLTTATTWEAGNRAAGVVPSEETYIAKRRHTGAIHVCMDLIEIVAGIEAPESIHNDSRFITALEASCNVVCWANDVYSYEKEQVLGEIHNLVHLVRHHRGHGKRQAIEHVCAEIETETRRFLAAEAELLEAYPQLSWMLSPYLDGMRSWMRGNLDWSRQTPRYNPADVGQYEEPEEYLEATVLGVAPD; via the coding sequence GTGGAGAGCGAACTGCCGGACATCTACTGCCCGTTCCCCCAGCGGACCAACCCGCACGTCGGACACACCCGGATCCACCTCGCCGAATGGATCCGCAACACCGGTCTGGTGCACCGGGATTCAGCCAGAGAGCGCTTCGAGCAGGCGGACTTCGGGGCGTTCGTCGGCATGGTCTACCCGACCGCCGACAGCAAGAATCTGGACCTCGTCGCCGACTGGTTCGTGTGGCTGTTCCTCGTCGACGACCAGCTCGACGACGGCCATCTCGGCCGCAGCCCGGAGCGGGTGCGGGACGTGGTCGACGTGATGCGTTCCGTGGTCGAGAGCCCCGGTCCGGTCGTCCTGCCGGACGAGGAACTGCCCGCGGCCGTGATCGCCCTGGCCGACCTGTGGGAACGCACGACGCCCGGCACGGCCGCGCACTGGCGCACCCGGTTCGCCTGGCACGTGACCACCTACCTCACGACGGCCACCACCTGGGAGGCCGGCAACCGGGCCGCGGGCGTGGTGCCGTCCGAGGAGACGTACATCGCCAAGCGGCGCCACACCGGGGCGATACACGTCTGCATGGACCTGATAGAGATCGTGGCCGGCATCGAGGCCCCCGAGTCGATACACAACGACTCCCGGTTCATCACGGCCCTGGAAGCCTCGTGCAACGTCGTGTGCTGGGCCAACGACGTGTACTCCTATGAGAAGGAGCAGGTGCTCGGGGAGATCCACAACCTGGTCCACCTGGTCCGGCACCACCGCGGCCACGGCAAGCGGCAGGCGATCGAACACGTCTGCGCGGAGATCGAGACGGAGACCCGGCGATTCCTCGCCGCGGAGGCCGAGCTGCTGGAGGCCTACCCCCAGCTGTCGTGGATGCTCTCGCCGTACCTGGACGGGATGCGGAGCTGGATGCGCGGCAATCTGGACTGGTCGCGGCAGACCCCCCGCTACAACCCGGCCGACGTGGGGCAGTACGAGGAGCCCGAGGAGTACCTGGAGGCGACGGTCCTGGGCGTGGCCCCGGACTGA
- a CDS encoding sugar-binding domain-containing protein: MSAGRSALRMGPAELVQAAAMARRFYLEGKSKIQIAEEFGVSRFKVARVLETALERDLVRIEIRVPAELDAERSDALRARYGLRHAVVVESPAEEQDDAPDPENLGEVAADLLGELVNEGDVLGLAWGRSTIHMAAALDRLPPCTVVQLTGVYDAGTAERGSVEAVRRAAQVSGGEAHPIYAPMLLPDPATAAALRHQTGIARAFEYFDKVTVAAVSIGSWEPGISTVHDMLSDEERAHYASLGVAAEMSAHLFDAEGRRVGRDLGERCITVQADRLRRIPEVVAIAGGQRKAAAIGAVLRSGLVTSLVTDTAAADHLLTESPAPQRPALERADPDGD; the protein is encoded by the coding sequence ATGTCGGCGGGTCGGTCCGCCCTGCGGATGGGGCCCGCGGAGCTGGTGCAGGCGGCGGCCATGGCCCGCCGCTTCTACCTCGAGGGAAAGTCGAAGATCCAGATCGCCGAGGAGTTCGGCGTCAGCCGTTTCAAGGTGGCCCGGGTCCTGGAGACGGCTCTTGAGCGCGACCTCGTACGGATCGAGATCCGCGTTCCCGCCGAGCTGGACGCCGAGCGCTCCGACGCGCTCCGGGCCCGCTACGGGCTGCGCCACGCGGTCGTCGTCGAATCCCCCGCGGAGGAGCAGGACGACGCACCCGACCCGGAGAACCTGGGCGAGGTCGCGGCCGATCTCCTCGGCGAACTGGTGAACGAGGGCGATGTGCTCGGCCTGGCCTGGGGCCGGTCGACCATCCACATGGCGGCGGCGCTCGACCGGCTGCCGCCGTGCACGGTCGTGCAGCTCACCGGGGTGTACGACGCGGGGACGGCCGAGCGCGGTTCGGTCGAGGCGGTCCGGCGGGCGGCGCAGGTGTCGGGCGGTGAGGCCCACCCCATCTACGCCCCGATGCTGCTGCCCGACCCGGCCACGGCCGCCGCGCTGCGGCACCAGACCGGTATCGCCCGTGCCTTCGAGTACTTCGACAAGGTGACCGTCGCCGCGGTCTCCATCGGTTCCTGGGAGCCGGGCATCTCGACCGTCCACGACATGCTCTCGGACGAGGAGCGGGCGCACTACGCCTCGCTCGGCGTCGCAGCGGAGATGTCCGCGCACCTCTTCGACGCCGAGGGGCGGCGGGTCGGCCGGGACCTGGGGGAGCGGTGCATCACGGTCCAGGCGGACCGGCTGCGCCGGATTCCCGAGGTGGTGGCGATCGCGGGCGGCCAGCGCAAGGCCGCGGCGATCGGCGCGGTGCTGAGGTCCGGGCTGGTCACCAGCCTGGTGACGGACACGGCGGCGGCCGACCACCTGCTGACGGAGTCGCCCGCGCCGCAGCGTCCGGCACTGGAGCGGGCCGACCCGGACGGCGACTGA
- the rpe gene encoding ribulose-phosphate 3-epimerase: MAQINPSILSADFARLAEEAKAVEGADWLHVDVMDNHFVPNLTLGVPIVESLSRATDTPLDCHLMIEDADRWAPQYVEAGAGSVTFHVEAAAAPVRLAREIRAKGARASMALKPATPIEPYEDLLPELDMLLIMTVEPGFGGQAFLDIMLPKIRRTRELISKHGLELWLQVDGGVSESTIERCAEAGADVFVAGSAVYGAKDPAEAVRALRTRAEGATASATRACGH; the protein is encoded by the coding sequence ATGGCCCAGATCAACCCCAGCATCCTGTCCGCCGACTTCGCCCGCCTCGCCGAGGAGGCGAAGGCAGTCGAAGGTGCCGACTGGCTCCATGTCGATGTGATGGACAACCACTTCGTGCCCAACCTGACCCTCGGCGTGCCGATCGTGGAATCGCTCAGCCGGGCCACGGACACCCCGCTGGACTGCCATCTGATGATCGAGGACGCGGACCGCTGGGCGCCGCAGTACGTCGAGGCCGGCGCGGGCTCCGTCACCTTCCACGTGGAGGCCGCGGCGGCGCCCGTGCGGCTGGCGCGGGAGATCCGGGCCAAGGGGGCCCGCGCCTCCATGGCGCTCAAGCCCGCGACGCCGATCGAGCCGTACGAGGACCTGCTGCCCGAGCTCGACATGCTGCTGATCATGACGGTGGAGCCGGGCTTCGGCGGCCAGGCGTTCCTGGACATCATGCTGCCGAAGATCCGCCGCACCCGTGAGCTGATCTCCAAGCACGGCCTCGAACTGTGGCTCCAGGTCGACGGCGGGGTCTCCGAGTCCACCATCGAGCGGTGCGCCGAGGCCGGGGCGGACGTGTTTGTCGCGGGTTCCGCGGTGTACGGGGCGAAGGACCCGGCCGAAGCGGTGCGGGCGCTGCGCACCAGGGCCGAGGGGGCCACCGCCTCGGCGACCCGGGCCTGCGGTCACTGA
- a CDS encoding transcription antitermination factor NusB, with product MNDQQRRRPAKPHRRPKKDPVRFLAFEALRAVDERDAYANLVLPPLLKKARAKGDFDHRDAALATELVYGTLRRQGTYDAIVAACIDRPLREVDQPVLDVIEMGVHQLLGTRIPTHAAVSASVELARVVLGEGRAKFVNAVLRKVSADDLDGWIARVAPSYEEDPEDHLAIVHSHPRWIVSALWDALGGGRAGIEDLLEADNERPEVTLVARPGRATTDELLTALGDGNGLPGRWSPHAVRMAEGGEPGALEAVREGRAGVQDEGSQLVALALADAPVEGSDSRWLDGCAGPGGKAALLGALAAGRGAALIAAEKQPHRARLVERALSGNPGPYQVVTADGTRPPWRPGSFDRVLMDVPCSGLGALRRRPEARWRRRREDLENFAPLQRSLLREALAAVRVGGVVGYATCSPHLAETRVVVEDVLKGRGGRSVEAEWVDARPLLPGVPALGDGPDVQLWPHLHGTDAMYLALLRRTA from the coding sequence GTGAACGACCAGCAGCGTCGCCGTCCCGCCAAGCCGCATCGCCGCCCCAAGAAGGATCCGGTCCGGTTCCTCGCCTTCGAGGCGCTCAGGGCCGTCGACGAACGCGACGCGTACGCCAACCTCGTCCTGCCCCCGCTGCTGAAGAAGGCCCGCGCCAAGGGCGACTTCGACCACCGGGACGCGGCGCTGGCGACCGAGCTGGTCTACGGGACGCTGCGCCGCCAGGGGACGTACGACGCGATCGTCGCGGCCTGCATCGACCGGCCGCTGCGCGAGGTCGACCAGCCGGTCCTGGACGTGATCGAGATGGGCGTGCACCAGCTGCTCGGCACCCGCATCCCCACCCACGCCGCGGTCTCCGCCAGCGTGGAACTGGCCCGGGTGGTGCTCGGCGAGGGCCGGGCCAAGTTCGTCAACGCCGTCCTGCGGAAGGTCTCCGCCGACGACCTCGACGGCTGGATCGCACGGGTGGCCCCCTCGTACGAGGAGGACCCCGAGGACCACCTCGCGATCGTGCACTCGCATCCGCGCTGGATCGTCTCCGCCCTGTGGGACGCGCTGGGCGGCGGCCGGGCCGGGATCGAGGACCTCCTGGAGGCGGACAACGAACGGCCCGAGGTCACCCTGGTCGCCCGCCCCGGCCGCGCCACCACCGACGAACTGCTCACCGCCCTCGGCGACGGGAACGGCCTGCCCGGCCGCTGGTCGCCGCATGCCGTGCGGATGGCGGAGGGCGGCGAGCCCGGCGCCCTGGAGGCGGTCCGGGAGGGCCGGGCCGGGGTCCAGGACGAGGGCAGCCAGCTGGTCGCCCTGGCCCTGGCCGACGCCCCCGTGGAGGGGAGCGACAGCCGCTGGCTCGACGGCTGCGCGGGACCGGGCGGAAAGGCCGCCCTGCTCGGTGCGCTGGCCGCCGGACGGGGCGCCGCCCTGATCGCCGCCGAGAAGCAGCCGCACCGGGCCCGGCTCGTCGAGCGAGCCCTGTCCGGCAACCCCGGCCCGTACCAGGTGGTCACCGCCGACGGCACCCGCCCGCCGTGGCGGCCGGGAAGTTTCGACCGGGTGCTGATGGACGTGCCGTGCTCCGGTCTCGGCGCGCTGCGCCGCCGCCCGGAGGCGCGCTGGCGCCGCCGCAGGGAGGACCTGGAGAACTTCGCCCCGCTGCAACGGTCGCTGCTGCGCGAGGCGTTGGCGGCGGTGCGGGTCGGCGGCGTCGTCGGCTACGCGACCTGCTCGCCGCACCTCGCGGAGACCCGGGTCGTCGTCGAGGACGTGCTCAAGGGGCGCGGCGGCCGGTCCGTGGAAGCGGAGTGGGTGGACGCCCGCCCGCTGCTGCCGGGGGTGCCCGCGCTGGGCGACGGCCCGGACGTCCAGCTGTGGCCGCACCTGCACGGCACGGACGCGATGTACCTGGCGCTGCTGCGGCGCACCGCCTGA
- the fmt gene encoding methionyl-tRNA formyltransferase, translating to MKLVFAGTPEVAVPALDALIASDRHEVAAVVTRPDAPAGRGRRLVASPVAERAEEAGIEVLKPARPRDADFLARLREIAPDCCPVVAYGALLPEEALAVPARGWVNLHFSLLPAWRGAAPVQHAVMAGDEVTGASTFLIEEGLDSGPVYGVLTEEVRPTDTSGDLLTRLAFAGAGLLAATMDGIEDGTLHAVPQPAEGITLAPKITVEDAQVQWSAPALRVDRVVRGCTPAPGAWTLFRGERLKLVQVAPVQDRADLAPGELSAAKNNVYVGTGSHAVELLWVQPQGKKPMRAADWARGVRIAHGELLGV from the coding sequence ATGAAGCTCGTCTTCGCAGGCACCCCCGAGGTAGCCGTACCCGCCCTGGACGCCCTGATCGCCTCCGACCGGCACGAGGTGGCCGCCGTCGTCACCCGGCCCGACGCCCCCGCCGGGCGGGGCCGACGGCTGGTCGCCAGCCCCGTCGCCGAGCGCGCCGAGGAGGCCGGCATCGAGGTGCTCAAGCCCGCCCGGCCGCGCGACGCGGACTTCCTGGCCCGGCTGCGGGAGATCGCCCCGGACTGCTGCCCGGTCGTCGCCTACGGGGCGCTGCTCCCCGAGGAGGCGCTCGCCGTGCCCGCCCGCGGCTGGGTCAACCTCCACTTCTCGCTGCTGCCCGCCTGGCGCGGCGCCGCCCCCGTGCAGCACGCGGTCATGGCGGGCGACGAGGTGACCGGCGCGTCGACCTTCCTGATCGAGGAGGGCCTGGACTCCGGCCCGGTGTACGGCGTCCTCACCGAGGAGGTGCGCCCCACCGACACCAGCGGCGACCTGCTCACCCGGCTCGCGTTCGCCGGTGCGGGGCTGCTCGCAGCGACGATGGACGGCATCGAGGACGGCACCCTGCACGCCGTTCCGCAGCCCGCCGAGGGGATCACCCTCGCACCGAAGATCACCGTCGAGGACGCCCAGGTGCAGTGGTCCGCCCCCGCCCTGCGGGTCGACCGCGTGGTGCGCGGCTGCACGCCCGCCCCCGGCGCCTGGACCCTGTTCCGCGGGGAACGCCTGAAGCTGGTCCAGGTGGCGCCCGTGCAGGACCGTGCCGACCTGGCCCCCGGCGAGCTGTCGGCGGCGAAGAACAACGTGTACGTGGGCACCGGGTCGCACGCCGTCGAACTGCTCTGGGTCCAGCCGCAGGGCAAGAAGCCGATGCGGGCCGCCGACTGGGCCCGCGGGGTGCGCATCGCCCACGGCGAGCTGCTGGGCGTCTGA
- a CDS encoding primosomal protein N' translates to MSSEDERTEDPSGGAPEQLALIRETVRRAKVPRAKPRTWRDAALAPELPVARVLVNKGALHLDQYFDYAVPEELDAEARPGVRVRVRFGAGGRNVRGGRREGGGLIDGFLVERLAESDYPGALAALAYVVSPEPVLGPELLALSRAVADRYAGSLADVLQLAVPPRNGRAESAPSPEPLPPPPAPPAGSWERYPQGPAFLRALAGGGAPRAVWTALPGPHWPEEVARAMAATLASGRGALVVMPDGRSAGRVDAALTALLGPGRHALLTAESGPEKRYRQWLAIRRGSVRAVVGTRAAMFAPVADLGLVAVWDDGDSSHSDDNAPFPHVREVLELRATQSRCAFLLGGTSCTVEAAQLVESGWALPLAADREQLRAAAPLVRTVGDGELARDGAARAARLPSLAWQTVRDGLRSGPVLIQVPRRGYVPRLSCERCREPARCRHCSGPLQAVDQRDLDCTWCGRAETAWRCVACGGARLRASVVGARRTAEELGRAFPDVPVRTSGRDHVLDSVPAAPALVVSTPGAEPVAEGGYAAALLLDGWAMVGRPDLRAGEEALRRWTAAAALVRGQRERGTVVIVAEPTLRPVQALVRWDPVGHARRELAERAELGFPPVSRMAAVTGLPEALAAFLAEAELPPEAEVLGPVPVPSAVPGRPRRPGEAPQGESWERALLRVPPGRGAALAAALKAAQAARTSRGSGGQVRIRVDPPDIG, encoded by the coding sequence CCAAGCCGCGCACCTGGCGCGATGCCGCCCTCGCCCCGGAACTGCCCGTCGCCCGCGTCCTGGTCAACAAGGGCGCGCTCCACCTCGACCAGTACTTCGACTACGCGGTGCCCGAGGAGCTCGACGCCGAGGCCCGGCCCGGGGTGCGGGTGCGGGTGCGCTTCGGGGCCGGCGGGCGCAACGTCCGCGGCGGACGGCGCGAGGGCGGCGGGCTGATCGACGGCTTCCTCGTCGAGCGGCTCGCCGAGTCGGACTACCCCGGGGCCCTGGCCGCGCTCGCCTACGTCGTGTCGCCCGAACCGGTGCTGGGGCCGGAACTGCTCGCGCTCTCGCGGGCCGTCGCCGACCGCTACGCCGGCAGCCTCGCCGATGTGCTCCAGCTGGCCGTGCCGCCCCGCAACGGCAGGGCCGAATCGGCGCCCTCGCCCGAGCCCCTGCCCCCGCCGCCCGCCCCGCCGGCGGGCAGCTGGGAGCGGTATCCGCAGGGTCCGGCCTTCCTGCGGGCACTGGCCGGGGGCGGGGCGCCCCGGGCCGTGTGGACGGCGCTGCCCGGCCCCCACTGGCCCGAGGAGGTCGCCAGGGCCATGGCCGCGACCCTCGCGTCGGGGCGCGGCGCGCTCGTCGTCATGCCGGACGGACGGAGCGCGGGCCGGGTGGACGCGGCGCTCACCGCGCTGCTCGGTCCGGGCCGGCACGCGCTGCTGACCGCCGAGTCCGGCCCGGAGAAGCGCTACCGCCAATGGCTCGCGATCCGGCGCGGCTCGGTGCGCGCGGTCGTCGGGACCAGGGCCGCGATGTTCGCGCCCGTCGCCGACCTCGGCCTGGTCGCCGTCTGGGACGACGGGGACTCCAGCCACAGCGACGACAACGCCCCCTTCCCGCACGTCCGCGAGGTGCTCGAACTGCGGGCGACGCAGAGCCGGTGCGCGTTCCTGCTCGGCGGCACGAGCTGCACCGTGGAGGCCGCCCAGCTGGTGGAGAGCGGCTGGGCGCTGCCGCTGGCCGCGGACCGGGAGCAGCTGCGGGCCGCGGCGCCCCTGGTGCGCACGGTGGGCGACGGGGAGCTGGCCCGGGACGGCGCCGCCAGGGCCGCGCGGCTGCCCAGCCTGGCCTGGCAGACGGTGCGGGACGGGCTGCGCAGCGGCCCCGTCCTGATCCAGGTGCCGCGCCGCGGCTACGTTCCCCGGCTGTCCTGCGAACGCTGCCGCGAACCCGCCCGGTGCCGGCACTGCTCCGGGCCGCTCCAGGCGGTGGACCAGCGGGACCTCGACTGCACCTGGTGCGGACGGGCCGAGACCGCCTGGCGCTGTGTCGCCTGCGGCGGGGCCCGGCTGCGGGCCAGTGTCGTCGGAGCCCGTCGCACCGCCGAGGAGCTGGGCCGGGCGTTCCCGGACGTGCCGGTGCGGACCTCGGGCCGCGACCACGTCCTCGACTCCGTACCGGCGGCCCCGGCCCTGGTCGTCAGCACCCCCGGCGCCGAACCCGTGGCCGAGGGCGGTTACGCGGCCGCCCTGCTGCTGGACGGCTGGGCGATGGTCGGCCGGCCCGACCTGCGGGCGGGCGAGGAGGCGCTGCGCCGCTGGACGGCCGCGGCCGCGCTGGTGCGCGGGCAGCGGGAGCGGGGCACGGTGGTGATCGTCGCCGAGCCGACGCTGCGGCCGGTGCAGGCCCTGGTGCGCTGGGACCCGGTCGGACACGCCCGTCGCGAACTGGCCGAACGGGCCGAGCTGGGCTTCCCGCCGGTCTCCCGGATGGCGGCGGTGACGGGGCTGCCGGAGGCGCTCGCCGCGTTCCTGGCGGAGGCCGAGCTGCCACCGGAGGCCGAGGTGCTCGGTCCGGTCCCGGTGCCGTCCGCCGTACCGGGCAGGCCCCGCAGGCCCGGGGAGGCGCCGCAGGGGGAGTCCTGGGAGCGGGCGCTCCTCAGGGTGCCGCCGGGCCGCGGGGCGGCACTGGCCGCCGCGCTGAAGGCCGCGCAGGCGGCGCGCACCTCCCGGGGGAGCGGCGGGCAGGTCCGGATCAGGGTGGACCCGCCGGACATCGGGTGA